One Cystobacter fuscus DSM 2262 DNA segment encodes these proteins:
- a CDS encoding CoA transferase subunit A, translated as MKAGRWATVAELVATIPDGAWLAPGGFMLGRAPMALVLELIAQGRKNLQVMSLPNPLPAEFLVAGGCLSRVELPFGALHLQGRVRPLPCLKRAIEQGRISWREHDGYRVVQRLRAASMGLPFIPAPDADVSELADAEPLPTVTDPFTGKPVPVEPAFYPDVALIHAQAADEQGNLFIEDPTTDVLVAGAAKRVLATAEERVARLPRVTIPGFQVERVALSRGGALPSGCAGLYPHDDAMLADYLALAESGREAEFLEKLLSKRSVA; from the coding sequence ATGAAGGCGGGTCGTTGGGCAACGGTGGCCGAGCTGGTGGCCACCATTCCGGACGGGGCGTGGCTGGCCCCGGGTGGTTTCATGCTCGGGCGCGCGCCCATGGCGCTGGTGCTGGAGCTCATCGCGCAGGGCCGCAAGAACCTCCAGGTGATGTCGCTGCCCAACCCCCTGCCCGCCGAGTTCCTGGTGGCCGGGGGCTGTCTGTCCCGGGTGGAGCTGCCCTTCGGCGCGCTGCACCTGCAGGGGAGGGTGCGGCCGCTGCCGTGTCTCAAGCGGGCCATCGAGCAGGGGCGCATCTCCTGGCGCGAGCATGATGGCTACCGCGTGGTGCAGCGGCTGCGCGCGGCGTCCATGGGCCTGCCCTTCATCCCCGCGCCGGACGCGGACGTGTCCGAGCTGGCCGACGCCGAGCCGCTGCCCACGGTGACGGATCCCTTCACCGGCAAGCCCGTTCCGGTGGAGCCGGCCTTCTACCCGGACGTGGCGCTCATCCACGCCCAGGCGGCGGACGAGCAGGGCAACCTCTTCATCGAGGACCCCACCACGGACGTGCTGGTGGCGGGCGCGGCGAAGCGGGTGCTGGCGACGGCCGAGGAGCGCGTGGCGCGGCTGCCCCGGGTGACGATCCCCGGCTTCCAGGTGGAGCGCGTGGCGCTCTCGCGCGGGGGCGCGCTGCCCTCCGGGTGCGCCGGGCTCTACCCGCATGACGACGCGATGCTGGCGGACTACCTCGCCCTGGCCGAGTCCGGCCGCGAGGCGGAGTTCCTGGAGAAACTCTTGAGCAAGCGGAGCGTGGCATGA
- a CDS encoding alcohol dehydrogenase catalytic domain-containing protein, giving the protein MKAVVLREFGAASNLRLETMPDPRPGRGEVLIRVHACGVCYHDVINRKGNLPRTHVPAVLGHEAAGEVVEVGPDTPGWKVGDRVATLQRLSCGECALCKSGRNSLCKKDNRFFGEEISGGYAQYMTAPVMGLGRVPANLSWPVAATVCCTLGTAVHTVRTRARVRDGETVLITGASGGVGLAAVQLAKLDGARVIAVTSGEAKVQALREAGADEVIVSRGLDFAAEARKRTGGEGVNVAIEIVGSATFAQTLKAMAPGGRVVVVGNLESGKVDLNPGLVIVKELEIIGAYATTREELDESLRLVAEGKIRPFVSETVPLADAGKAHFRLENREIAGRLVLLPQDTQ; this is encoded by the coding sequence ATGAAGGCTGTCGTTCTTCGTGAGTTTGGTGCGGCGAGCAACCTGCGCCTGGAGACCATGCCGGATCCCCGTCCGGGGCGTGGCGAGGTGCTCATCCGCGTGCATGCCTGTGGTGTGTGCTACCACGACGTCATCAACCGCAAGGGCAACCTGCCGCGCACCCACGTGCCGGCGGTGCTCGGCCACGAGGCGGCGGGCGAGGTGGTGGAGGTGGGGCCGGACACGCCGGGATGGAAGGTGGGAGACCGGGTGGCCACGCTGCAGCGGCTGTCGTGCGGCGAGTGCGCGCTGTGCAAGAGCGGCCGCAACAGCCTGTGCAAGAAGGACAACCGCTTCTTCGGCGAGGAGATCTCCGGCGGCTACGCGCAGTACATGACGGCGCCGGTGATGGGCCTGGGCCGGGTGCCGGCGAACCTGTCCTGGCCGGTGGCGGCCACGGTGTGCTGCACGCTGGGCACGGCGGTGCACACGGTGCGCACGCGCGCCCGGGTGCGTGACGGAGAGACGGTGCTCATCACGGGCGCCAGCGGCGGCGTGGGTCTGGCGGCGGTGCAGCTGGCGAAGCTGGACGGCGCGCGCGTCATCGCGGTGACGAGCGGCGAGGCCAAGGTGCAGGCGCTGCGCGAGGCGGGCGCCGACGAGGTCATCGTGTCGCGCGGGCTGGACTTCGCGGCCGAGGCGCGCAAGCGCACGGGCGGCGAGGGCGTCAACGTGGCGATTGAAATCGTGGGCAGCGCCACCTTCGCCCAGACGCTCAAGGCGATGGCGCCGGGTGGCCGCGTGGTGGTGGTGGGCAACCTGGAGTCGGGCAAGGTGGACCTCAACCCGGGCCTCGTCATCGTCAAGGAGCTGGAGATCATCGGCGCCTACGCCACCACGCGCGAGGAGCTGGACGAGTCGCTGCGGCTCGTGGCGGAGGGGAAGATCCGCCCCTTCGTGTCCGAGACCGTGCCGCTGGCCGATGCCGGCAAAGCCCACTTCCGACTGGAGAACCGCGAGATCGCGGGCCGGTTGGTGCTCCTTCCCCAAGACACGCAGTAA
- a CDS encoding TetR/AcrR family transcriptional regulator has translation MHSGRKQEDGERYQAILETAARLICERGYEGTSMQEIAAACHMTKAGLYHHVQNKEQLLSDVMSYGMSAFEQEVLEKVRGLADPVERLRECMRLNIHLVTGVTGGCSKEVIIILHEHNTLTGEARASIDGRKKRYVRFLEDSFAEAMRMGRIRAVQPTVAAFSFLGMILWIYKWFQPGGRLTATQVADDMVDLLFTGLVTPPGVVPGAPSPLSRERPPVSGGAS, from the coding sequence ATGCATTCGGGTCGGAAGCAGGAGGACGGCGAGCGCTACCAGGCCATCCTGGAGACGGCGGCCCGGCTCATCTGCGAGCGCGGCTACGAAGGCACGTCGATGCAGGAGATCGCCGCGGCGTGTCACATGACGAAGGCGGGGCTCTACCACCACGTGCAGAACAAGGAGCAGCTGCTCTCGGACGTCATGAGCTACGGCATGAGCGCCTTCGAGCAGGAGGTGCTCGAGAAGGTGCGGGGCCTGGCGGATCCGGTGGAGCGGCTGCGCGAGTGCATGCGGCTGAACATCCACCTGGTGACGGGCGTGACGGGCGGGTGCAGCAAGGAGGTCATCATCATCCTCCACGAGCACAACACGCTCACCGGCGAGGCCCGGGCCTCCATCGATGGGCGCAAGAAGCGCTACGTGCGCTTCCTCGAGGACTCGTTCGCCGAGGCGATGCGCATGGGCCGCATCCGCGCGGTGCAGCCCACCGTGGCCGCGTTCTCGTTCCTGGGCATGATTCTGTGGATCTACAAGTGGTTCCAACCCGGGGGGCGGCTGACGGCCACCCAGGTGGCGGACGACATGGTGGATCTGCTCTTCACGGGCCTGGTGACCCCTCCCGGGGTGGTCCCGGGGGCGCCTTCGCCGTTGTCCCGCGAGCGCCCGCCCGTTTCCGGAGGTGCATCATGA
- a CDS encoding hydroxymethylglutaryl-CoA synthase family protein has translation MKKQVGIEALAIAVPRRYVDIEELAKARGVDPAKYTAGLGAKEMAVADPGEDSVSLAASAAARLIQQQNVDVSRVGMLVVGTETGVDHSKAVASHVQGLLKLPRSMRTFDAQHACYGGTAGLMAAAEWIASGAGAGRVAIVVCSDIARYGLNTAGEPTQGAGAVALLVSEQPDLLALDIGLNGVCTVDVYDFWRPLGRREAVVDGHYSINCYLDALSGAYRGWRERALAHEVVRWGDTLPSEQLARIIYHVPFCKMARKAHTQLRQVDLEDSASGRELTPEAREAAAKSSASYDAQVASSLTLNARVGNVYTASMYLALAGLLHSEGTALAGKRVGLLSYGSGSCSEFYSAVVGANAAERMAKADVEGVLARRERVSVAEYERIMNLPYEAPEAITPAPGEFRLKEIRDHRRVYSAG, from the coding sequence ATGAAGAAACAGGTTGGAATCGAAGCGCTGGCCATCGCCGTGCCCCGCCGCTACGTGGACATCGAGGAGCTGGCCAAGGCTCGCGGAGTGGATCCCGCCAAGTACACGGCGGGCCTGGGCGCCAAGGAGATGGCGGTGGCGGATCCCGGTGAGGACTCGGTGTCGCTCGCCGCGTCGGCCGCCGCCCGGCTCATCCAGCAGCAGAACGTGGACGTGTCGCGCGTGGGCATGCTGGTGGTGGGCACCGAGACGGGCGTGGACCACTCCAAGGCCGTCGCCTCGCACGTGCAGGGCCTGCTCAAGCTGCCGCGCTCCATGCGCACCTTCGACGCCCAGCACGCCTGCTACGGCGGCACCGCGGGCCTGATGGCCGCCGCCGAGTGGATCGCCTCGGGCGCGGGCGCCGGCCGCGTGGCCATCGTGGTGTGCTCGGACATCGCCCGCTACGGGCTCAACACCGCCGGCGAGCCCACGCAGGGCGCGGGCGCCGTGGCGCTGCTCGTCTCCGAGCAGCCGGACCTGCTCGCGCTCGACATCGGCCTCAACGGCGTGTGCACGGTGGACGTGTATGACTTCTGGCGTCCGCTCGGCCGTCGCGAGGCGGTGGTGGACGGGCACTACTCCATCAACTGCTACCTGGACGCGCTCTCGGGCGCGTACCGCGGCTGGCGCGAGCGCGCGCTGGCGCACGAGGTGGTGCGCTGGGGCGACACGCTGCCGAGCGAGCAGCTCGCGCGCATCATCTACCACGTGCCCTTCTGCAAGATGGCGCGCAAGGCCCACACCCAGCTGCGTCAGGTGGACCTCGAGGACTCGGCGAGCGGCCGTGAGCTCACCCCGGAGGCGCGCGAGGCGGCGGCCAAGTCCAGCGCCAGCTACGACGCCCAGGTGGCCTCGTCGCTGACGCTCAACGCCCGGGTGGGCAACGTGTACACCGCGTCCATGTACCTGGCGCTCGCGGGCCTGCTGCACTCCGAGGGCACGGCGCTCGCGGGCAAGCGCGTGGGCCTGCTGTCCTACGGCAGCGGCAGCTGCTCGGAGTTCTACTCCGCGGTGGTGGGCGCCAACGCCGCCGAGCGCATGGCCAAGGCGGACGTGGAGGGCGTGCTCGCCCGCCGCGAGCGCGTCTCCGTGGCGGAGTACGAGCGCATCATGAACCTGCCCTACGAGGCGCCCGAGGCGATCACCCCGGCGCCGGGCGAGTTCCGCCTCAAGGAGATCCGCGACCACCGTCGCGTCTACTCCGCGGGCTAG
- a CDS encoding mechanosensitive ion channel family protein encodes MAPVQHARSQLRAFRKASILAVALTSLLLLVVGPPDEALARDAEVTTPAEAPPEPARQVQPQEVAREASAEAERTVLGLRQGLLNALPKLTVVLGTLLLSWLVARGLRALLHAVLGRWAWADASTALVSICVWLLGTGIAVSVLAGDIRAMLGSVGLVGLALSWALQTPIESFTGWLLNSFQGYYRVGDRVQVGDVFGDVYAIDFLSTTVWELGSAERPGAVHAEQPTGRLITFPNNEVLTGSVVNLTRDFPYVWDELLVPVANESDLRYALELLRGLAVEVVGADMAGPAREYETLLRKARLETSVADTPEVYVSLADSWTNVTIRYLVHARQRRKWKSLLAERVMVELNQPAHTGRIIPVLPRQQLQFLGADGRPTDAPFRRT; translated from the coding sequence ATGGCACCCGTGCAGCACGCCCGCTCGCAGCTGCGCGCCTTCCGCAAGGCCTCGATCCTCGCGGTGGCGCTCACGAGCCTGCTGCTGCTGGTAGTGGGGCCCCCCGACGAGGCACTCGCGCGGGATGCCGAAGTCACCACCCCCGCGGAGGCGCCCCCGGAGCCGGCGCGCCAGGTGCAACCCCAGGAGGTGGCACGCGAGGCGAGCGCCGAGGCGGAGCGGACGGTGCTCGGGCTGCGCCAGGGTTTGCTCAATGCGCTCCCCAAGCTCACCGTGGTGCTGGGCACCCTGCTGCTCTCCTGGCTGGTGGCGCGAGGGCTCCGGGCCCTGCTGCACGCGGTGCTGGGGCGCTGGGCGTGGGCGGATGCCAGCACGGCGCTGGTGAGCATCTGCGTGTGGCTGCTGGGCACCGGCATCGCGGTGAGCGTGCTGGCGGGGGACATCCGCGCGATGCTCGGCTCGGTGGGGCTGGTGGGCCTCGCGCTCTCCTGGGCACTGCAGACGCCCATCGAGAGCTTCACCGGGTGGCTGCTCAACTCCTTCCAGGGCTATTACCGGGTGGGGGACCGCGTCCAGGTGGGAGATGTCTTCGGAGACGTCTACGCCATCGACTTCCTCTCCACCACGGTGTGGGAGCTGGGCAGCGCGGAGCGGCCCGGCGCCGTGCATGCCGAGCAGCCCACGGGCCGGCTCATCACCTTCCCCAACAACGAGGTGCTCACGGGCAGCGTCGTCAACCTCACCCGGGACTTCCCTTATGTCTGGGACGAGCTCCTCGTGCCGGTGGCCAACGAGTCGGACCTGCGCTACGCGCTGGAGCTGCTGCGGGGGCTGGCCGTCGAGGTGGTGGGCGCGGACATGGCCGGCCCCGCCCGCGAGTACGAGACGCTGCTGCGCAAGGCCCGGCTGGAGACGAGTGTGGCGGACACGCCCGAGGTCTATGTCTCCCTCGCGGACTCCTGGACGAACGTCACCATCCGCTATCTCGTCCACGCGAGGCAGCGCCGCAAGTGGAAGAGCCTGCTGGCCGAGCGGGTGATGGTGGAACTCAACCAGCCAGCCCACACCGGCCGCATCATCCCTGTACTGCCCCGCCAGCAGCTCCAGTTTCTCGGTGCCGACGGGCGGCCCACGGACGCACCGTTCAGGCGCACCTGA
- a CDS encoding CoA-transferase subunit beta: MSADVTPAEVVVSLLAREIEDGAVVATGVASPLAILAIAVARATHAPRLTYLACVGSLNPDLPTLHPSSEDLRFLDGRSAEVSIPDLFDHARRGRVDTVFFGAAEVDGLGRTNMTASGRLGEPRTKFPGVAGAATLRQWVRRPILLVPRQSRRNLVPQVQVATTRDDRRPVRLISDLGVFELGAAGARLLARHPWASVEQISERTGFSFQAEERLSITPLPDARTVAAIRSIDSHGYRDQLVGA, from the coding sequence ATGAGCGCGGACGTGACTCCCGCCGAAGTGGTGGTGTCGTTGCTCGCCCGGGAGATCGAGGACGGCGCCGTGGTGGCCACCGGAGTGGCCTCGCCGCTGGCCATCCTCGCCATCGCCGTGGCGCGCGCCACGCATGCCCCACGCCTGACGTACCTGGCGTGTGTGGGCTCGCTCAATCCGGACCTGCCCACGCTGCACCCCTCGTCGGAGGACCTGCGCTTCCTGGACGGGCGCTCGGCGGAGGTGTCCATCCCGGACCTCTTCGATCATGCGCGCCGGGGGCGGGTGGACACCGTGTTCTTCGGCGCCGCCGAGGTGGATGGCCTGGGCCGCACGAACATGACGGCCTCGGGACGGCTCGGCGAGCCGCGCACCAAGTTCCCCGGCGTGGCGGGCGCGGCCACGCTGCGCCAGTGGGTGCGCCGCCCCATCCTGCTCGTGCCCCGGCAGTCGCGCCGCAACCTGGTGCCCCAGGTGCAGGTGGCCACCACGCGCGATGATCGCCGTCCCGTGCGGCTCATCTCGGATCTCGGCGTCTTCGAGCTGGGAGCGGCGGGGGCGCGGCTGCTCGCGCGCCACCCCTGGGCGAGCGTCGAGCAGATCTCCGAGCGTACCGGCTTCTCCTTCCAGGCCGAGGAGCGGCTGTCCATCACCCCGTTGCCGGACGCGCGCACCGTCGCGGCGATCCGGTCGATCGATTCCCATGGCTACCGCGACCAGCTCGTGGGGGCTTGA